In Amia ocellicauda isolate fAmiCal2 chromosome 5, fAmiCal2.hap1, whole genome shotgun sequence, a genomic segment contains:
- the ckma gene encoding creatine kinase, muscle a, which translates to MPFGNTHNNYKLNFSVDEEYPDLTKHNNHMAKALTKDIYAKLRDKQTPSGFTLDDCIQTGVDNPGHPFIMTVGCVAGDEETYEVFKDLFDPIIEDRHNGYKATDKHKTDLNFENLKGGDDLDPKYVLSSRVRTGRSIKGLTLPPHCSRGERRMIEKLSVEALTSLDGEFKGKYYPLKDMSDQEQQQLIDDHFLFDKPVSPLLLASGMARDWPDARGIWHNEGKTFLVWVNEEDHLRVISMQQGGNMREVFRRFCVGLQKIEHVFKKHNKAFMWNEHLGYVLTCPSNLGTGLRGGVHVKLPNLSKHAKFEEILTRLRLQKRGTGGVDTAAEGGVFDISNADRLGFSEVEQVQMVVDGVKLMIEMEKKLEKGTAIDDMMPAQK; encoded by the exons ATGCCTTTCGGAAACACCCACAACAACTACAAGCTCAACTTCTCAGTTGATGAGGAGTACCCCGACCTGACTAAGCACAACAACCACATGGCAAAGGCCCTCACCAAGGATATCTATGCCAAGTTGAGAGACAAGCAGACCCCCAGCGGCTTCACCCTGGATGACTGCATCCAGACCGGAGTGGACAACCCTG GCCACCCTTTCATCATGACTGTGGGCTGCGTGGCTGGAGATGAAGAGACCTATGAAGTGTTCAAGGATCTCTTTGACCCAATCATTGAGGACCGTCACAATGGCTACAAGGCCACAGACAAGCACAAGACTGACTTGAACTTTGAGAACCTGAAG GGAGGTGATGACCTTGACCCCAAATACGTTCTGAGCAGCCGTGTGCGTACCGGACGCAGCATCAAGGGCCTGACCCTGCCCCCCCACTGCAGCCGCGGCGAGCGCAGAATGATTGAGAAACTGTCCGTCGAGG CTCTGACCAGCCTGGATGGAGAGTTCAAGGGCAAGTACTACCCCCTGAAGGACATGTCTGACCAGGAACAGCAGCAACTGATTGATGACCACTTCCTGTTTGACAAGCCTGTGTCCCCCCTGCTGTTGGCCTCTGGTATGGCTCGTGACTGGCCCGACGCAAGAGGAATCTG GCACAATGAGGGAAAGACCTTCCTGGTGTGGGTGAATGAGGAAGACCATCTCCGCGTCATTTCCATGCAGCAGGGTGGCAACATGAGGGAGGTCTTCAGACGCTTCTGCGTTGGTCTGCAGAAG ATTGAGCATGTCTTCAAGAAGCACAACAAGGCTTTCATGTGGAACGAGCATCTCGGCTACGTCCTAACCTGCCCCTCTAACCTGGGCACGGGTCTGCGTGGTGGCGTGCATGTCAAACTTCCCAACCTGAGCAAGCATGCCAAGTTCGAGGAGATCCTCACCAGGCTGCGCCTGCAGAAGCGTGGCACAG GTGGTGTGGACACTGCCGCTGAGGGTGGAGTCTTTGACATCTCCAACGCTGATCGCCTAGGCTTCTCCGAGGTTGAGCAGGTCCAGATGGTGGTCGATGGTGTGAAGCTCATGATTGAAATGGAGAAGAAACTGGAGAAGGGAACCGCCATCGATGACATGATGCCCGCCCAGAAGTAG